In Henningerozyma blattae CBS 6284 chromosome 7, complete genome, a single genomic region encodes these proteins:
- the BST1 gene encoding Bst1p (similar to Saccharomyces cerevisiae BST1 (YFL025C); ancestral locus Anc_8.46), with amino-acid sequence MRLRKIVRNFDNKENTFLISQESDSPIAHRSKTMDLNVPPTKIPRSLFGYKNIKYFNYSAYIGIVTLLIFAFCNVLTHFNGADLPGCHQIYMYPSYARIDGFDERYTDLASKYHLYLYREQDKDKEPVNNDEIQLDGIPVLFIPGNAGSFKQVRSIAAASANLYFDYKEDITNEVAKNLDVFAADFNEDFTAFHGRTLLDQAIYLNDAVRYILELYEQSPSHKDTLPKSVIIVGHSMGGIVARVMPTLENYVDESITSIITLSTPHAAAPLTFDGDVLKLYEQTNDYWNKQFSNPNSYFSQHLSLISITGGISDMILPADYTAVNTIIPPANGFTTYSSNIPDVWTPIDHLAVVWCDQLRQVIAQLLLESVDSTSPSKVKSLAERIAIAKHLLLSGFEEESYQMETITNEENQYTALDQDKLLEAYNLKTGDILTIRLADVTELPSYIKVIIPKDTASTYQFSMLSSLHNIKIRFCTNKKKALPDNDDNSVYFNCVSEDDLFATIPNPSEGVFLASDSSMDSDHEPYKMLVFTEKELSKFDFIIIETPPIVEMKASDYSVIAMETDYYLETTKYSPFYTTFFGFTELVPETAFVRTFKHPKIWNSLFSYRVTSFLYSVKVDNFLFRPFVRQWVKSPLESKWHMDVLSHSFDVNMHNKAPFVPYEPQDTNCTDCGLNMVVIVPPRMDLQLEWSVNWPLTIKMLFIRYRLAIASFPTFFISGIIAIQFYYYNKTEIYPAFEDVTNMLIKRYSIPIVISFFLLSPVTSTRFVQRILYWIDPLKVSRPLLFENEGIYSDIYYLGISDIFPSLLGPVFGYIAIGIVYTFCMILKVCENLIKKITRSRIFKGKLYVELPPNMKNQGKILGKTRLAAAFLLVLMVIFYIPYQLAFLLVVIVQIGTCGRIASISGIERTKDYSNLRNYNFSILLLSLFVAAINFPVIIVFLHNVAIRWETSFRSHHNFLAIAPVILLFASNSNFRVPRFQSNGITDGGLAIILFGYLSCFSLVYGIRNTYWIHYIFNVICIWLLYNVTICTTDKRQA; translated from the coding sequence ATGAGACTAAGGAAGATAGTGagaaattttgataataaggAAAATACATTTCTAATTAGCCAAGAGTCTGATAGTCCAATTGCTCATAGATCTAAAACAATGGATCTTAATGTGCCTCCTACAAAAATACCGAGAAGTCTATTTGGCTACAagaatatcaaatattttaattattcaGCATATATAGGTATAGTTACCTTGTTAATATTTGCATTTTGCAATGTGTTAACACACTTTAATGGTGCTGATTTACCAGGATGTCATCAAATATACATGTATCCATCATATGCAAGAATAGATGGTTTTGATGAGAGGTATACGGATCTAGCGAGTAAATATCATCTATATCTGTATAGAGAACAAGATAAAGATAAGGAGCCCGTGAACAATGATGAAATTCAATTAGATGGTATTCcagttttatttattccaGGCAACGCTGGTAGTTTCAAACAAGTGAGGTCTATCGCAGCTGCCTCAGCTAATTTGTATTTCGATTACAAAGAGGATATTACCAATGAGGTAGCAAAGAATTTAGATGTTTTTGCAGCTGACTTTAACGAAGATTTTACGGCATTTCATGGAAGAACTTTATTAGATCAAgctatttatttaaatgatgcCGTCAGATATATTCTCGAATTATACGAACAATCTCCTTCTCATAAAGACACATTACCAAAATCAGTTATTATTGTGGGCCATTCTATGGGTGGAATTGTGGCTCGTGTCATGCCTACCTTAGAAAATTATGTTGATGAGTCGATAACATCAATTATTACATTATCCACTCCACATGCAGCCGCGCCATTGACTTTTGATGGtgatgttttaaaattgtatGAACAAACAAATGATTATTGGAACAAACAGTTTTCTAATCCCAACTCCTATTTTTCTCAGCATCTGTCTCTTATATCAATAACAGGTGGTATTTCAGACATGATTTTACCCGCCGACTATACAGCAGTTAATACAATTATACCACCAGCAAATGGGTTTACAACATATAGTTCAAATATTCCGGATGTATGGACACCAATTGACCATCTAGCTGTTGTTTGGTGTGATCAGTTACGTCAAGTTATAGCACAATTACTATTAGAGAGCGTGGACTCTACAAGTCCATCAAAGGTGAAATCCCTTGCAGAAAGGATTGCTATTGCTAAgcatttattattatcaggatttgaagaagaatcaTATCAAATGGAAACTATTACTAACGAAGAAAATCAATACACTGCATTAGATCAGGACAAGCTTTTAGAAGCTTATAATCTTAAGACAGGTGATATACTGACAATTAGATTAGCAGATGTAACTGAATTACCATCATATATTAAAGTTATTATACCTAAGGATACAGCCTCAACCTATCAATTTAGTATGCTGTCTTCATTACACAACATAAAAATTCGTTTCTGCACTAACAAAAAGAAGGCTTTACCcgataatgatgataattcaGTTTACTTCAATTGTGTTTCTGAAGATGATTTATTTGCAACGATTCCAAATCCATCTGAAGGAGTATTTTTGGCTAGCGATTCATCAATGGATTCTGACCACGAACCTTATAAAATGTTAGTTTTTACTGAAAAggaattatcaaaatttgattttattataattgaaaCACCACCAATTGTAGAAATGAAGGCATCTGATTACTCTGTCATTGCAATGGAAACTGACTATTATTTGGaaacaacaaaatataGCCCTTTTTATACAACTTTTTTTGGATTTACTGAATTGGTTCCAGAAACTGCATTTGTAAGAACATTTAAGCATCCAAAAATTTGGAactcattattttcttatcGTGTGACTTCTTTCCTCTACTCAGTAAAAGTTGAtaactttttatttagacCTTTTGTACGACAATGGGTTAAATCTCCTTTGGAATCTAAGTGGCATATGGATGTTTTAAGTCATTCATTCGATGTGAATATGCATAATAAGGCTCCTTTTGTTCCTTATGAGCCACAAGATACAAACTGCACCGATTGCGGACTGAATATGGTCGTAATTGTTCCACCACGAATGGATCTTCAATTAGAATGGAGTGTGAATTGGCCTTTGACTATTAAAATGctttttattagatataGATTAGCCATTGCCTCGTTCCCAacattttttatatctggaattattgctattcaattctattattacaaCAAAACTGAGATTTATCCAGCTTTCGAAGATGTGACAAATATGCTTATAAAGCGATATTCCATTCCAATTGttatttctttcttcttattATCTCCTGTTACAAGCACAAGATTTGttcaaagaattttatACTGGATTGATCCATTAAAAGTATCAAGACCGTTACTATTTGAAAACGAAGGCATTTACTCAGACATTTATTACTTAGGAATAAGTGACATTTTCCCCTCATTGCTTGGGCCAGTGTTTGGCTACATAGCAATTGGAATCGTTTATACTTTCTGCATGATTCTAAAAGTTTGTGAAAacttaataaagaaaattactAGGagtagaatttttaaaggaAAATTGTACGTTGAATTACCAccaaatatgaaaaatcaaGGAAAGATTCTTGGCAAAACTCGTTTGGCAGCTGCATTCCTTTTAGTTTTGATGGTAATCTTTTATATTCCTTATCAACTAGCTTTTCTTCTGGTTGTTATTGTCCAGATTGGTACATGTGGCCGTATTGCCAGTATAAGTGGCATCGAACGTACTAAGGATTACTCAAATTTGagaaattacaatttttcaatCCTTTTATTGTCACTATTCGTAGCTGCAATTAATTTCCctgttattattgtatttttacACAATGTTGCTATTAGATGGGAAACATCATTTCGTTCTCATCACAACTTTCTAGCAATTGCACCCGTCATACTATTATTTGCTAGCAATTCCAACTTTCGAGTTCCAAGATTCCAATCAAATGGCATTACAGATGGAGGCCTTGCTATAATATTGTTTGGATATCTAAGCTGCTTTAGTTTAGTATATGGTATAAGAAACACATATTGGATACACTACATTTTTAATGTTATATGTATATGGCTTCTCTACAACGTAACAATTTGTACCACAGATAAGAGACAAGCATGA
- the GYP8 gene encoding GTPase-activating protein GYP8 (similar to Saccharomyces cerevisiae GYP8 (YFL027C); ancestral locus Anc_8.44) has translation MPAKEDDNKWSSHYNLLKGILNKNESIYSFFNDDEKLTLRENVIAHALTKDNRNILREIGQSEGGFESLKLRKDCWYELLLNQLDLARNFSNQNFENAKPHPDENQVHLDVLRSFGFVEDHKQKEKLRSLLEKIIVNILRKYPTLRYYQGYHDIVAVFIIVFMVHPYQKSVCEADEEYDIELTRQVSEKFKYSTHRSGISIASSVIDPITNETMLFRSVEIFTLIYLRDFMMDSLTFPILQTKIIPAIVKRYDKQLYMTLKLDKMQPFFAIPSLLTLFSHQFKPTELSNGFIYQVFDLIISSQSMFISIIMYMHLILMSKDSLLQEYALNAGNFENDIDLLHGVMQQQMIKNITNEKFWSIVLIRTQSSIKKPLKLKNARKMVDEYSVLRTTASGSNHRYNIKYVQNVLAKEIKASKKLDSYSKHKTKGCLKSPLLNIAWQSYSKNNILFKVSILIIAVSFIYKTQDLTQIGDSLSLQHNFHSISKEFSSLMTNNINYSLLKKVYNFFTFSSIDFAPELTDVTLDLK, from the coding sequence ATGCCGGCCAAAGAAGATGATAACAAGTGGTCTTCACATTATAATTTACTGAAAGGTattctaaataaaaatgaatcaatttatagcttttttaatgatgatgagaaATTAACTCTAAGGGAGAATGTCATTGCACATGCTTTAACAAAAGATAATCGTAATATACTAAGAGAAATCGGTCAAAGTGAGGGTGGGTTCGAATCATTAAAACTTAGAAAAGATTGTTGGTATGAACTCTTGCTTAACCAATTGGATTTGGCCAGAAATTTctcaaatcaaaattttgaaaatgcAAAACCTCACCCCGATGAGAATCAAGTTCATTTGGATGTACTTCGATCTTTTGGCTTTGTAGAAGACCATAAACAAAAGGAAAAACTGAGATCTCTGCTAGAAAAGATTATCGTAAATATTCTAAGGAAATACCCAACTCTACGATACTATCAAGGCTATCATGATATAGTAGcagtttttattattgtattTATGGTTCATCCTTATCAAAAATCAGTTTGCGAAGCAGATGAAGAGTATGACATTGAACTAACTAGACAAGTCAGTGAAAAGTTTAAGTATTCAACTCATAGAAGTGGTATTAGTATAGCGAGTTCTGTAATTGATCCAATTACAAACGAAACAATGTTATTCCGCTCAGTAGAAATATTCAccttaatatatttgaGAGACTTTATGATGGATTCATTAACATTCCCAATTTTACAAACTAAGATCATCCCAGCAATAGTTAAAAGGTATGACAAACAATTGTATATGACTTTAAAGCTAGATAAAATGCAACCATTTTTTGCTATACCATCATTATTAACTCTTTTTTCACATCAGTTTAAACCTACTGAATTATCAAATGGCTTTATATATCAGGTATTTGACTTAATAATATCGAGTCAATCGATGTTTATATCTATTATAATGTACATGcatctaattttaatgtCGAAGGACTCTTTGCTTCAAGAATATGCTCTGAATGCGGGAAactttgaaaatgatattgatttattacaCGGAGTTATGCAGCAAcagatgataaaaaatataaccaatgaaaaattctgGTCAATTGTGCTCATACGAACCCAGTCGTCTATCAAGAAACCATTAAAGCTAAAAAATGCAAGAAAAATGGTAGATGAGTATAGTGTTCTGAGAACAACGGCATCAGGTAGCAATCATCGTTATAATATTAAGTATGTTCAAAATGTACTagcaaaagaaattaagGCTAGCAAAAAACTGGACTCATATTCAAAACATAAAACAAAGGGATGTCTTAAAAGTCCTTTACTCAACATTGCTTGGCAATCATACTCCAAAAACAACATCCTTTTCAAAGTTTCCATCTTAATAATTGCTGTCTCTTTCATTTACAAGACACAAGATTTAACACAAATAGGAGATTCTCTTTCATTGCAGCACAACTTCcattcaatttcaaaagaattttcTTCTCTTATGACTAACAATATCAACTATTCGCTGTTGAAGAAAGtttataatttcttcacATTTTCCTCAATAGATTTCGCACCAGAATTGACTGATGTAACTCTTGATTTGAAATAA
- the SPT8 gene encoding SAGA complex subunit SPT8 (similar to Saccharomyces cerevisiae SPT8 (YLR055C); ancestral locus Anc_8.43): protein MEEVDGILNQSQIDDEEEEEEEEMMAEDIAEVAEEIGEDVEQDDEDEEEDDDDEDEDEDEEEDEEEEEEEDEEDDVDMLDSETNKPKSENKSTTKNDNIDRNTSHKLHDTPSDTEKGNIEERTEKLPNKSDKSGDFIDTSDDKEEEDKEKSPNNKDTKELDPNNIEKPNPNTDEDFEESVHRYYTQLFRSSRLADGYNIYPTAAIPIQTHVNALAMSKGLQYLFLGGEDGYIRKFDFRNTMDGKHSLTVLQKHSLTESIQYAGINLSYWENEVPQKKSEIKTLKNSKDYEPKVSPVHSLAVQSECLFMLSGLDNGGITLQGVRYLEGSIEHYFKNSNSHTQPVNLLKLNNSESRFISTSWDKTIIEWDLNNGSMANNFKGVQAEISSLEFRPLHSMVEIKDINIKSEDTNDGKDDDMDSLFGDEEDEDIDGDINMDKSNDQADLDKIDVSQNHEKKNDREDISKKTLNVVTNENIFMTSGLNGSISIWDRRTPTTPAMNLQKGLLTPPWCQSATWGIDGDTIYAGRRNASVEKFDLKMPSKPMSQIKLPTISGPVSCIYALPNDRHLLCASYDNIRLYDMNASTSKSSASPFFIVPGHHGGAISNIFVDPTCRFMISTSGNRGWQGVSTDVALLYEIDLV from the coding sequence ATGGAAGAAGTAGATGgtattttaaatcaaagtcaaatagatgatgaagaagaagaggaggaagaagaaatgATGGCTGAAGATATTGCAGAAGTCGCAGAAGAGATCGGAGAAGATGTTGAacaagatgatgaagatgaggaggaggatgatgatgatgaggaCGAAGATGAGGATGAAGAGGAGGATGAAGAGGAGGAAGAGGaggaagatgaagaagatgatgtaGATATGCTGGATTCGGAAACAAATAAGCCTAAATCAGAAAATAAGTCAACCactaaaaatgataatattgatCGAAATACCTCACATAAGCTACATGATACGCCTAGTGATACAGAGAAAGGCAATATTGAAGAGCGTACTGAAAAACTTCCTAATAAATCAGATAAATCGGGGGATTTTATAGATACTAGTGATGacaaagaagaagaggatAAAGAGAAATCCcccaataataaagatacaAAAGAACTTGATCCCAATAATATCGAAAAACCTAATCCAAATACTGACgaagattttgaagaatctGTACATAGATATTATACACAATTATTCCGATCTTCGAGATTAGCAGATGGTTATAATATTTACCCAACAGCTGCTATTCCAATTCAAACACATGTCAATGCATTAGCAATGTCTAAGGGacttcaatatttattcttgGGTGGTGAAGATGGTTATATAAGAAAATTCGACTTTAGAAATACAATGGATGGTAAACACTCCTTAACAGTTTTGCAAAAGCATTCCCTAACTGAATCCATTCAATATGCTGGTATAAACTTATCGTATTGGGAAAATGAAGTTcctcaaaaaaaatcagaaattaaaacattaaaaaatagtaaagaTTATGAACCAAAAGTTAGTCCAGTGCATTCATTAGCAGTGCAAAGTGAATGTCTTTTTATGTTATCTGGTTTAGATAACGGGGGTATTACACTACAAGGTGTGAGGTATCTAGAGGGTTCGATAGAgcattattttaaaaatagcAATAGTCACACACAGCCTGTCAActtattgaaattgaataattcaGAAAGTAGGTTCATAAGTACATCCTGGGATAAGACAATTATTGAATGGGATTTAAATAACGGTTCAATGGCAAATAATTTCAAGGGTGTTCAAGCAGAGATCTCATCATTAGAATTTAGACCACTTCATTCCATGgtagaaattaaagatattaatataaaatctGAAGATACAAATGATGGAAAGGATGATGATATGGATTCCTTATTTGGTGacgaagaagatgaagatattgatGGTGATATTAATATGGATAAATCAAATGATCAAGCTGATTTGGATAAGATAGACGTCTCTCAAAATCATGAGAAAAAGAACGACAGAGaagatatttctaaaaaaacGTTAAACGTTGtaacaaatgaaaatatatttatgacCTCAGGTCTTAATGGTTCAATAAGCATATGGGATCGTAGAACACCGACTACACCAGCAATGAATTTACAAAAAGGGTTGTTAACACCACCATGGTGTCAATCTGCAACGTGGGGTATTGATGGTGACACAATATATGCAGGTCGTAGAAATGCATCTGTTGAGAAGTTTGATTTAAAGATGCCTTCGAAACCAATGAGCCAAATCAAACTCCCTACTATTTCAGGGCCTGTATCATGTATATATGCACTGCCAAATGATAGGCATTTACTGTGTGCTTCCTATGATAACATTAGATTATATGATATGAACGCCAGTACTTCCAAATCATCAGCATCTCCATTTTTTATCGTTCCTGGCCACCATGGTGGTGCcatttctaatatatttgtaGATCCTACTTGTAGGTTTATGATTAGTACAAGTGGTAACCGCGGATGGCAAGGGGTTTCTACAGATGTTGCTCTTCTTTATGAGATAGATTtagtataa
- the TBLA0G03400 gene encoding serine hydroxymethyltransferase (similar to Saccharomyces cerevisiae SHM2 (YLR058C); ancestral locus Anc_8.38), translating into MPYSLTNSQEHLLTAHLSETDPELNAMIKDEINRQQHSIDLIASENCTSTSVFDALGTPLSNKYSEGYPGARYYGGNEHIDRIETLCQERALKAFHVTPDKWGVNVQCLSGSPANLEVYQAIMKPHDRLMGLYLPDGGHLSHGYATENRKISAVSTYFESFPYRVDQKTGLIDYDTLEQNAILYRPKVLVAGTSAYCRLIDYKRMREIADKCGAYLMVDMAHISGLIAAGVIPSPFEYADIVTTTTHKSLRGPRGAMIFFRRGVRGVNKKTGKEILYDLENPINFSVFPGHQGGPHNHTIAALATALKQAATEEFKQYQLQVLKNAKTLEQSFKKFDYRLVSDGTDSHMVLVSLREKGVDGARVEYVCEKINIALNKNSIPGDHSALVPGGVRIGAPAMTTRGMDEADFTKIVEYIDKVVQFAHKIQSNLPEDAHRLKDFKASVDENGAELSVWKNEINEWAGNYPLPK; encoded by the coding sequence atGCCTTACTCTTTAACCAATTCTCAAGAACATCTTTTAACTGCTCATTTGAGTGAAACCGATCCAGAATTAAATGCCATGATCAAAGATGAAATCAATAGACAACAGCACTCCATTGATTTAATTGCGTCTGAAAACTGTACTTCTACTTCAGTCTTTGATGCTCTTGGAACTCCTTTATCTAACAAGTATTCTGAAGGTTATCCAGGTGCTCGTTATTACGGTGGTAATGAACACATTGATCGTATCGAAACTTTATGTCAAGAAAGAGCTTTGAAGGCCTTCCATGTTACTCCAGACAAATGGGGGGTTAATGTCCAATGTTTATCTGGTTCACCAGCCAACTTGGAAGTTTACCAAGCTATTATGAAGCCACATGATAGATTGATGGGTCTTTACTTGCCAGATGGTGGTCACTTGTCTCACGGTTACGCCACTGAAAATAGAAAGATCTCTGCCGTCTCCACTTATTTCGAATCTTTCCCATACAGAGTCGACCAAAAGACTGGTTTAATCGATTATGATACTTTGGAACAAAATGCTATTTTATATAGACCAAAAGTTTTAGTGGCAGGTACTTCCGCTTACTGTCGTTTGATCGATTACAAGAGAATGAGAGAAATTGCTGATAAATGTGGTGCTTATTTGATGGTCGATATGGCTCATATCTCCGGTTTAATTGCTGCTGGTGTTATCCCATCTCCATTCGAATATGCTGATATCGTCACTACCACAACTCACAAGTCTTTAAGAGGTCCAAGAGGCGCCATGATCTTCTTTAGACGTGGTGTTAGAGGTGTAAACAAGAAAACTGGTAAAGAAATCTTAtatgatttagaaaatcCTATTAATTTCTCTGTTTTCCCTGGTCATCAAGGTGGTCCGCATAATCATACTATTGCTGCTTTAGCCACTGCTTTGAAACAAGCTGCTACTGAAGAATTCAAACAATATCAATTACAAGTCTTGAAAAACGCCAAGACTTTAGAACAATCTTTCAAGAAATTCGATTATAGATTAGTCTCTGACGGTACTGATTCTCATATGGTCCTAGTCTCCTTAAGAGAAAAGGGTGTTGATGGTGCTCGTGTTGAATACGTTTGTGAAAAGATTAATATCGCCTTAAATAAAAACTCTATCCCAGGTGACCATTCTGCTTTAGTTCCAGGTGGTGTTAGAATCGGTGCTCCAGCTATGACTACAAGAGGTATGGATGAAGCCGATTTTACTAAGATTGTTGAATATATTGACAAAGTTGTTCAATTTGCTCACAAGATTCAATCAAATTTACCAGAAGATGCTCATAGATTAAAGGATTTCAAAGCTTCCGTTGACGAAAATGGAGCTGAATTATCTGTCTGGAagaatgaaattaatgaatgGGCTGGTAACTATCCATTaccaaaataa
- the AGX1 gene encoding alanine--glyoxylate transaminase (similar to Saccharomyces cerevisiae AGX1 (YFL030W); ancestral locus Anc_8.37) has protein sequence MIKKLLLTPGPIELTPAVRQSLVANSIGHLSPTFTTTFQNALNNTKRLFKTTNGQPIIISGSGTLGWDLFGSNVVNRNDSILLISTGFFSDSFASCLTGYGAKVDKLDAIPGHIVPLKTIQEKLQKNNYKAVVMTQVDTSTAVLNDVQGISQLVKEFSPNSFVVVDGVCSIGCEVFEFDNWNIDYCLTASQKAIGAPPGLSISMVSPRLLKYVMNERDTTDQVTSFYLSFKKWLPIMESCIQGKPSYFATPPVQLILSLDVALKELLDATPRGLDERIEKSSKTSDWFKQQLTKELGLKMIPQDPQYTAHGLTTIYVENPADLIKFLADNGVFIAGPMLKSIPPYARVGHMGVSAWDNDNNQHITRCYELLREYCTTKSKV, from the coding sequence atgataaagaaattattattaactcCCGGTCCTATTGAATTAACTCCAGCAGTTAGACAAAGTTTAGTAGCTAATTCTATTGGTCATTTATCACCAACTTTCACCACTACTTTCCAAAATGCCTTgaataatacaaaaagaTTATTCAAAACAACTAACGGTCAACCAATTATTATCTCTGGTTCAGGTACATTAGGTTGGGATCTTTTCGGCTCCAATGTCGTTAATAGAAATGACTCGATCTTATTGATTTCTACAGGGTTTTTCTCTGATTCATTTGCCTCATGTTTAACAGGTTATGGTGCTAAAGTAGATAAATTAGATGCAATCCCAGGTCATATCGTACCATTAAAAACCatccaagaaaaattacaaaaaaataattataaagcAGTGGTAATGACACAAGTAGATACATCAACAGCAGTATTAAATGATGTTCAAGGGATTTCTCAATTGGTCAAAGAATTTTCTCCAAATTCATTCGTGGTTGTCGATGGTGTTTGTTCCATTGGATGTGAAGtctttgaatttgataattggAATATTGATTATTGTTTAACTGCTTCACAAAAGGCTATTGGTGCGCCACCGGGGTTATCGATCTCCATGGTTAGTCCAAGATTATTAAAGTACGTAATGAATGAAAGAGATACTACTGATCAAGTCACCTCGTTTTATCTTTCATTTAAGAAATGGTTACCAATAATGGAATCGTGTATCCAGGGGAAACCTTCATATTTCGCTACCCCACCTGTACAATTAATCCTATCCCTAGATGTTGCATTAAAGGAATTATTAGATGCCACTCCAAGAGGCTTGGATGAAAGAATCGAAAAAAGTTCTAAAACTAGTGACTGGTTCAAACAACAATTGACGAAAGAATTGGGATTAAAAATGATCCCACAAGATCCACAATATACCGCTCATGGTTTAACCACGATCTATGTAGAAAATCCTGctgatttaattaaatttttggcAGATAATGGTGTTTTCATAGCAGGTCCAATGTTGAAATCAATACCTCCATATGCAAGAGTCGGCCACATGGGAGTTTCAGCTTGGGACAATGATAATAACCAACATATTACAAGATGTTATGAACTGCTCAGAGAGTATTGTACAACAAAGTCTAAAGTATAA